In a genomic window of Mycolicibacterium neoaurum VKM Ac-1815D:
- a CDS encoding TetR/AcrR family transcriptional regulator: protein MTMSSSDRKGDARERLLVTLLDAFGDNFPSPDVSLREVAERAQTSHALLRYHFGSLSGVLAAMLTARRSRDNRTLSKVAVDGGFDDLIAAMWRTYTRPGQLSRTRGFFHVAALAAYCPENFGEFIDSLDDLTAMLASAAEREGNGTEQALAMATVAVAALRGMLLHQVLHPATPSASNARLIIEMSRALSRG, encoded by the coding sequence ATGACCATGTCAAGCTCCGACCGCAAAGGTGATGCGCGCGAACGCCTGCTGGTCACATTGCTCGACGCCTTCGGGGACAACTTTCCGTCACCGGACGTGTCACTGCGAGAGGTTGCCGAACGTGCGCAGACCAGCCACGCGCTACTGCGTTACCACTTCGGTTCATTGTCTGGGGTTTTGGCGGCCATGCTCACGGCTCGGCGGTCACGTGACAATCGAACACTGAGCAAGGTCGCCGTGGACGGTGGTTTCGACGACCTGATCGCGGCGATGTGGCGGACGTACACCCGACCCGGACAACTCTCGCGCACACGCGGGTTCTTTCACGTTGCGGCGCTGGCGGCGTACTGCCCCGAGAATTTCGGCGAGTTCATCGATTCGCTCGATGATTTGACCGCCATGCTGGCTTCGGCGGCCGAACGCGAGGGGAACGGGACCGAGCAGGCGCTGGCCATGGCGACCGTCGCGGTGGCGGCGCTGCGCGGCATGCTGTTGCATCAAGTTCTGCATCCGGCGACCCCGTCGGCAAGCAATGCGCGACTGATCATCGAGATGAGCCGGGCACTCTCCAGGGGCTGA
- a CDS encoding MMPL/RND family transporter yields the protein MTIPKALRGIAGELRHPIRMSDVRTAAADRPWWARALYGLSLPIVLGWLVVVGALNIAVPQLETVIDQHAKSFLPDEASAVQALVKMGDHFGGGGSNNFVYLLVEGQRPLDEPARDYYDAVVHRLTADERHVSSIMNLWSDPDLAPAAQSADGRAAYGLVNLTGNMGTAAAMESTRAARDIIAAVPAPEGVSAHITGPSAVVNDELVAISDSILRLIILCSVLVTAVLLAVYRSPVTALVPLITVAASLGGARALIALFSQMEWISVSIFAAALSAVVVLGAGTNYGIFLVGRYQEGRRRGLDSETAFYAALGGVAHIIIASALTVAGAMACLTLTRLSIFSTSGLPCTIAIVVTLCAALTLGPALLAILIRMGYVEPRGDGSARRWRRIATAVVRWPGPVLTGATAILLVAIAFVPLYQPSYDERRAQPTDSPANMGFAAADRHLPPNVMAPSVVIIEADHDMRNPADLIALERLTAAIAGLEGIDAVQGMTRPLKAPIAQGTLASQAGYIGSRIEQSAALLNARLGDIEAVESALDGLDGSARALSSALSQGQSGAGDVVSAMTVLKSEAVNLTSKLAIVQDASQPAVDVLRGLPQCQSIEVCQGALTGFSLIDDVRGLDELSAKVEQGTAAAAAALPHAAAQIPAITSAIAQVRQVIQPLKGSLQALIPQTTEITAFLDEVSRSYAEGAPSTGFFLPAQAIDSPLFRSAVPYFFSSDGTVTRMVVTPEIEGFSRQAMDLSERVIPAALGAIKGTSLQGATVSIGGPGGTLLNIESFAHEDFIAIAVAAFAFVFCVVLVLLRSLVAAVVVITTVGISYLAALGLGVFVWQNLVGNPLHWAVAPVAFSFLVAVGADYNMLLVSRMKEEMAAGTGTGLIRAMVGTGSVVTTAGLTFGATMFAMLGSSATNIAQIGTTVAFGLVIDTLIVRSLMVPAIARLCGRWFWWPTAFVRMPAHAGSASPTLDPTRNAREERLHT from the coding sequence ATGACCATTCCCAAGGCCCTTCGCGGCATCGCGGGCGAACTGCGGCACCCGATACGTATGAGCGACGTCCGCACCGCCGCTGCGGATCGGCCGTGGTGGGCCCGAGCGCTGTATGGGCTGTCACTGCCCATCGTGCTCGGGTGGTTGGTCGTCGTCGGCGCCCTCAACATCGCCGTGCCGCAGTTGGAAACGGTGATCGACCAGCACGCGAAATCGTTTCTCCCCGACGAGGCATCCGCGGTGCAGGCGCTGGTCAAGATGGGCGATCACTTCGGCGGCGGCGGCAGTAACAACTTCGTGTATCTGCTCGTCGAGGGCCAACGGCCCCTCGACGAGCCGGCACGCGACTACTACGACGCGGTGGTCCACAGACTCACTGCCGATGAGCGGCACGTGAGTTCGATCATGAACCTTTGGTCGGATCCCGATCTCGCACCCGCCGCCCAGAGCGCGGACGGCAGAGCGGCCTACGGGCTGGTGAATCTCACCGGAAACATGGGCACCGCAGCCGCGATGGAGTCCACCCGCGCCGCGCGCGACATCATCGCCGCGGTGCCGGCGCCCGAGGGCGTCTCGGCACACATCACCGGTCCATCGGCCGTGGTCAACGACGAGTTGGTGGCCATCTCGGATTCGATACTGCGGCTCATCATTCTGTGCTCCGTCTTGGTGACTGCCGTGCTGCTGGCGGTCTATCGTTCGCCGGTAACGGCTTTGGTGCCGCTGATCACGGTCGCTGCCAGCCTCGGCGGCGCACGGGCGCTGATCGCTCTCTTCAGTCAGATGGAATGGATCAGCGTGTCGATCTTCGCCGCGGCACTATCGGCCGTGGTGGTGCTGGGTGCCGGTACCAACTACGGAATCTTCCTGGTGGGGCGCTACCAGGAGGGCCGCCGCCGCGGACTGGACTCCGAGACCGCCTTCTACGCGGCACTCGGCGGTGTCGCACACATCATCATCGCATCGGCACTCACGGTGGCCGGTGCCATGGCGTGTCTCACGCTCACCAGGCTGTCGATCTTCAGCACGTCGGGACTTCCCTGCACCATCGCGATTGTCGTAACGCTTTGTGCGGCATTGACATTGGGGCCCGCTCTACTCGCGATACTGATCCGGATGGGATACGTCGAGCCCCGCGGCGACGGCTCCGCCCGCCGATGGCGACGCATCGCCACAGCAGTCGTGCGGTGGCCGGGGCCGGTGCTGACCGGAGCCACCGCCATCTTGCTGGTGGCGATCGCCTTCGTGCCGCTGTACCAGCCCAGCTACGACGAACGGCGCGCGCAGCCCACCGATTCCCCCGCCAATATGGGGTTTGCGGCGGCCGACCGCCACCTGCCGCCCAATGTCATGGCCCCGAGTGTGGTCATCATCGAAGCCGACCACGACATGCGCAATCCAGCCGACCTGATCGCCCTGGAACGGTTGACCGCCGCCATCGCAGGCCTGGAAGGTATCGACGCGGTGCAAGGCATGACCAGGCCGTTGAAAGCGCCGATAGCGCAGGGCACTTTGGCAAGCCAGGCCGGCTACATCGGCAGCCGGATCGAGCAGAGCGCGGCCCTGCTGAATGCTCGGTTGGGTGACATCGAGGCCGTCGAATCCGCCCTCGACGGCCTCGACGGATCGGCCAGGGCACTCTCGAGCGCTCTCTCCCAGGGGCAGAGCGGTGCCGGCGACGTGGTCTCCGCCATGACCGTCCTGAAATCCGAAGCGGTGAACCTGACCTCGAAGCTGGCCATCGTGCAGGATGCCAGTCAGCCCGCTGTCGATGTTCTCAGGGGCCTTCCACAGTGCCAGTCGATCGAGGTCTGTCAGGGCGCGTTGACCGGGTTCTCGCTGATCGACGACGTCCGCGGACTCGACGAGCTGTCCGCCAAGGTCGAACAGGGCACCGCCGCGGCAGCCGCCGCCCTTCCGCACGCGGCGGCGCAGATCCCGGCCATCACCTCGGCGATTGCTCAAGTGCGGCAGGTGATCCAACCGCTCAAAGGCAGTCTGCAAGCGCTCATCCCGCAGACCACCGAGATCACCGCATTTCTTGACGAGGTGAGCCGTTCCTACGCCGAAGGGGCACCGTCCACCGGGTTCTTCCTACCTGCCCAAGCCATCGACAGCCCGCTCTTCCGCAGCGCAGTTCCCTATTTCTTCTCCTCCGACGGCACCGTGACCCGCATGGTGGTGACGCCCGAGATCGAAGGATTCAGCCGTCAGGCAATGGATTTGAGCGAGCGCGTGATACCCGCTGCGCTCGGTGCGATCAAAGGAACCTCGTTGCAGGGTGCGACCGTGAGCATCGGCGGCCCCGGCGGGACCCTGCTGAACATCGAATCCTTCGCACATGAGGACTTCATCGCCATCGCGGTCGCAGCATTCGCGTTCGTGTTCTGCGTCGTGCTGGTGTTGTTGCGCAGTCTCGTCGCCGCGGTGGTGGTGATCACGACAGTCGGGATCTCTTATCTGGCGGCGTTGGGGCTGGGCGTGTTCGTCTGGCAGAACCTCGTGGGCAACCCCCTGCACTGGGCAGTTGCGCCGGTGGCATTCTCTTTTCTGGTGGCTGTCGGTGCCGACTACAACATGTTGCTGGTGAGCAGGATGAAAGAGGAGATGGCGGCCGGTACGGGCACTGGTCTGATCCGCGCGATGGTGGGCACCGGCAGCGTGGTCACCACCGCCGGTCTCACCTTCGGGGCCACCATGTTCGCGATGCTCGGCAGTTCGGCCACCAATATCGCCCAGATCGGCACGACCGTCGCGTTCGGGTTGGTGATCGACACGCTGATCGTTCGTTCCCTGATGGTTCCGGCCATCGCGCGGTTGTGTGGCCGATGGTTCTGGTGGCCGACGGCATTCGTCAGAATGCCTGCCCACGCCGGGTCCGCATCACCCACACTGGACCCGACGAGAAACGCACGGGAGGAACGACTACACACATGA
- a CDS encoding alpha/beta hydrolase, which translates to MWHGCLPDTDYFEIHSSGGHDYGVWVTTPPGYTPSMAAPVVYVLDGNWAVGMTAPLIVTQLDPLQRIQPYIQVAIGYAGDEAHDWDRLRNRDFVPPGEPIAPELIDAVEMGVRDGTRTRRQADAYVAELRDAHADVFLTFITADLHPRIEREYGTADSGHGIFGYSYGGLFAMYAWLADTGLFDTVGAGSPGVIGADSQIFTMLDTMGDTRPKARLHVTMNERELLGELTVYQKLASNVTDVLHRLLPCDGVSAEILRETHVTGMQASFLSYLRTCRPM; encoded by the coding sequence ATGTGGCATGGGTGCCTGCCCGACACCGACTACTTCGAGATCCACTCCAGCGGTGGCCATGACTATGGCGTGTGGGTCACCACGCCGCCGGGCTACACCCCGTCCATGGCGGCACCCGTCGTCTATGTGCTCGACGGGAACTGGGCGGTCGGCATGACGGCGCCGCTCATCGTCACCCAGTTGGATCCGTTACAGCGGATTCAGCCCTACATCCAAGTGGCCATCGGATACGCCGGCGACGAAGCACACGACTGGGATCGACTGCGCAACAGAGATTTCGTCCCGCCCGGCGAGCCTATCGCCCCAGAACTCATCGATGCCGTCGAGATGGGAGTGCGCGATGGCACGAGAACCCGCCGGCAAGCCGATGCCTATGTTGCAGAGCTGCGCGATGCGCACGCTGATGTGTTCCTGACGTTCATCACCGCCGATCTCCATCCCCGAATCGAACGCGAATACGGCACGGCTGACAGCGGACACGGCATCTTCGGCTACTCGTATGGTGGTCTCTTCGCGATGTATGCCTGGCTTGCCGATACCGGGCTGTTCGACACCGTCGGAGCCGGAAGTCCCGGCGTCATCGGCGCAGATAGCCAGATCTTCACCATGCTCGACACCATGGGTGACACCCGACCGAAAGCAAGACTCCACGTCACGATGAACGAGCGAGAGCTGTTGGGAGAGTTGACCGTATATCAGAAGCTGGCCAGCAACGTCACAGACGTCCTTCATCGACTACTCCCCTGCGACGGCGTCAGTGCCGAGATCTTGCGCGAGACTCATGTCACCGGAATGCAGGCGTCGTTCCTTAGCTACCTCAGGACCTGCCGCCCGATGTGA
- a CDS encoding GMC family oxidoreductase, which yields MTGAAEFDYVIVGAGSAGCLLANRLSANPEHRVLLVEAGGDDDWFWIKIPVGYLYTIANPRTDWCYATEADPGLADRSIIYARGRVIGGCSSINAMIHMRGQASDYVSWAQATGDDRWLWGGPESAGQTLSIYKQLEDYFGGADEWHGTDGEIRVERPRVRWKILDAWQAAAAQVGIDPIEEFNRGDNAGSAYFHVNQRRGRRWSMADAFLHPIAHRSNLTVYTKTQAVQLLTDEQVADSQRRGAWTTAAHRATGVRMIKDGRQVDVRARREVILSAGAIGSPHLMQASGLGPAGLLAAHQIPVRVDLPGVGENLQDHLQLRTVYRIQGARTVNTLYRNLITRAGMGLQYLLTRSGPMTMPPSTLGAFATSDPSRTSPDLEWHVQPLSLAKFGEPLHRFGAITPSVCNLRPSSRGHVRLASADPLTYPKISCNYLSTDDDLRAAVQGLRMTRTIMAAPALAPYRPEELLPGPQLVSDDDLQQAARELGTTIFHPVGTCAMGAFDTRGRPRSTATVLDTDCRVYRVAGLRVIDASAMPTITSGNTNAPVMLIAERAARAILE from the coding sequence ATGACCGGCGCCGCCGAATTCGACTACGTCATCGTGGGTGCGGGCAGCGCCGGCTGCTTGCTGGCGAACAGGCTCAGCGCCAACCCCGAACATCGCGTGCTGTTGGTCGAGGCCGGTGGTGACGACGACTGGTTCTGGATCAAGATCCCGGTCGGTTACCTGTACACCATCGCCAACCCGCGGACCGATTGGTGCTACGCGACCGAGGCCGATCCGGGCCTGGCGGACCGCAGCATCATCTATGCGCGCGGCCGGGTGATCGGCGGTTGTTCGTCGATCAACGCCATGATCCACATGCGTGGGCAGGCCAGCGATTATGTCTCGTGGGCGCAGGCAACCGGTGATGACCGGTGGCTGTGGGGCGGTCCGGAATCCGCAGGCCAGACCTTGTCCATCTACAAGCAGTTGGAGGACTACTTCGGTGGCGCCGATGAATGGCACGGCACCGACGGCGAGATCCGTGTCGAGCGACCGCGCGTGCGCTGGAAGATCCTGGACGCCTGGCAGGCCGCCGCCGCCCAGGTGGGGATCGACCCCATCGAGGAGTTCAACCGCGGCGACAACGCCGGCAGCGCGTACTTCCACGTCAATCAGCGCCGAGGACGTCGCTGGTCGATGGCCGACGCGTTCCTCCATCCGATCGCCCACCGGTCGAACCTCACCGTCTACACCAAAACGCAAGCGGTACAGCTGTTGACGGATGAGCAGGTGGCCGACAGCCAACGACGTGGCGCCTGGACCACCGCCGCACACCGCGCCACCGGTGTGCGGATGATCAAGGATGGACGGCAGGTCGATGTACGGGCCCGACGCGAGGTGATCCTCAGCGCCGGTGCCATCGGTTCACCCCACCTCATGCAGGCCTCCGGTCTCGGACCGGCCGGGCTGCTCGCGGCGCACCAGATTCCGGTGCGCGTCGACCTTCCCGGCGTCGGCGAAAATCTGCAGGATCACCTCCAACTCAGAACGGTCTACCGAATCCAGGGCGCTCGCACCGTCAACACGCTCTATCGCAACCTGATCACCCGGGCCGGCATGGGATTGCAATACCTGTTGACCCGGTCAGGTCCGATGACGATGCCGCCGTCAACCCTGGGTGCCTTCGCGACCAGCGACCCGAGCCGCACGAGCCCGGATCTGGAGTGGCATGTGCAACCGCTGTCGCTGGCCAAGTTCGGCGAGCCGCTACACCGGTTCGGAGCCATCACTCCCTCGGTGTGCAATCTGCGGCCCAGTTCTCGCGGCCACGTACGACTGGCGAGTGCCGATCCCCTCACCTATCCGAAGATCTCGTGCAACTACCTGTCCACCGACGATGATCTGCGCGCCGCCGTGCAGGGCTTGCGGATGACCCGCACCATCATGGCGGCGCCGGCGCTGGCGCCCTACCGTCCGGAAGAGTTGCTACCCGGCCCGCAACTGGTCAGCGATGACGACCTGCAGCAGGCCGCCAGGGAGCTGGGCACCACCATCTTCCACCCGGTCGGCACCTGCGCCATGGGCGCCTTCGACACCCGAGGCAGGCCGCGGTCCACCGCCACGGTGCTGGACACCGACTGCCGGGTGTACCGGGTCGCCGGTCTTCGTGTCATCGATGCCTCGGCAATGCCCACCATCACGTCAGGGAACACCAATGCACCGGTCATGTTGATCGCCGAGCGAGCCGCGCGGGCCATTCTGGAATAA
- a CDS encoding LysR family transcriptional regulator yields the protein MNLSGVDLNLLVVLHAVLQERSATKAATRLRLTQPAVSNALARLRVLLGDPLVVRSGRGLTPTPAALAIQPRLDAALQLVEGIVRDLDDFDLKTTTRQWVIAFADLYGPLVLPGLDRLLQQRAPGSAIRVAPLDRISVVDALATGEIDLYLGIPTTIPSAWHSEPAFVDDMVGVMSAHRPDAGIGMTLERFVDLPHAHVQISPGRGREVDDALGRLGHARRICFTVSHYSSLFPIVENGRCIAVVPRRLARHHAQRSAITLFELPLPLPSYEVRLFWHERVDNDPGIAALRAVLRDVLDALPPD from the coding sequence GTGAATCTTTCCGGGGTCGACCTGAACTTGCTCGTCGTCTTGCATGCAGTTCTCCAAGAGCGCAGTGCGACAAAGGCGGCGACCCGGCTGCGTCTGACCCAACCGGCGGTCTCGAATGCGCTGGCACGGTTGCGGGTGCTCCTCGGCGATCCGTTGGTGGTGCGCTCCGGCCGAGGCCTGACCCCCACCCCGGCGGCGCTGGCAATCCAGCCCCGACTCGACGCCGCACTGCAATTGGTGGAGGGCATCGTTCGCGACCTCGATGACTTCGATTTGAAGACGACGACCCGCCAATGGGTCATCGCATTCGCCGACCTGTACGGTCCGCTGGTGCTACCGGGTCTGGACCGGCTGCTTCAGCAACGGGCCCCCGGGTCCGCCATCAGGGTCGCACCGCTGGACCGCATCAGCGTGGTCGATGCTCTGGCCACCGGGGAGATCGACCTCTACCTGGGAATACCTACGACGATCCCGTCGGCATGGCACTCAGAACCCGCGTTCGTGGACGACATGGTGGGCGTGATGTCTGCACACCGTCCCGATGCCGGGATCGGTATGACACTCGAACGCTTCGTCGATCTGCCGCACGCACACGTCCAGATCAGCCCGGGCCGGGGCCGCGAGGTCGACGATGCCCTCGGTCGGTTGGGACACGCACGACGCATATGCTTCACGGTCTCGCACTACAGCTCGCTGTTTCCGATTGTCGAGAACGGTCGGTGCATCGCCGTCGTGCCACGACGCCTTGCCCGTCACCATGCGCAGCGCTCGGCGATCACGCTTTTCGAGCTGCCGTTGCCACTGCCGTCCTACGAGGTGAGGTTGTTCTGGCATGAGCGGGTCGACAACGACCCCGGGATCGCGGCCCTGCGTGCAGTTTTGCGTGACGTGCTCGATGCCTTGCCGCCAGACTGA
- a CDS encoding SDR family oxidoreductase has product MRVLITGASGGVGSAIINQLRGSGVEVRATCRHPQSSHMLCAETVSSDLDRPSTLRPALAGVDCVFLFSFSRQEVLPELVNELSAAGVTKVVVLSTIDTTRHESFVEYNKQRHLAVENAISGGGFTTVSLRPGAFARNAIRFWAQQIRHNRMVGLPFPDSQQAPIADEDIAAVAVRAITTPDLDGEKAVLTGPDSLTMREQVRLIGEAIGERIGITVLSEREARALYGEVLPPEYLDLIMAQWEFETTEQAVVTHAVHEITGRNAVTYREWAIAHRAVFL; this is encoded by the coding sequence ATGCGAGTGCTCATCACCGGTGCCAGCGGCGGGGTCGGCTCTGCCATCATCAATCAGCTGCGCGGCAGCGGAGTGGAGGTGCGGGCAACGTGCCGCCATCCGCAATCAAGTCACATGCTTTGTGCAGAAACAGTTTCCAGCGATCTCGATCGACCGTCGACGTTGCGACCCGCCCTCGCGGGTGTCGATTGCGTGTTCCTGTTCAGCTTCAGCCGGCAGGAGGTGCTGCCCGAACTGGTCAACGAACTGAGCGCGGCCGGTGTGACGAAGGTGGTGGTGCTTTCCACCATCGACACCACCCGGCACGAGTCGTTCGTCGAATACAACAAGCAACGGCACCTGGCCGTGGAGAACGCCATCAGCGGCGGCGGCTTCACCACCGTCTCATTGCGTCCGGGTGCCTTCGCGCGCAACGCCATCCGCTTCTGGGCGCAGCAGATCCGCCACAATCGAATGGTCGGATTGCCCTTCCCCGATTCCCAGCAGGCGCCGATCGCCGACGAGGATATCGCCGCGGTCGCCGTCCGGGCGATCACCACACCGGATCTCGATGGTGAGAAGGCCGTGCTCACCGGGCCGGACTCGTTGACCATGCGCGAGCAGGTCAGGCTCATTGGAGAGGCGATTGGCGAGCGCATCGGCATCACGGTGCTCTCCGAGCGTGAAGCGCGCGCGCTCTATGGCGAGGTGCTACCGCCGGAGTACCTCGATCTAATCATGGCCCAGTGGGAGTTCGAGACCACCGAGCAAGCCGTCGTCACGCACGCAGTCCACGAGATCACCGGCCGCAATGCGGTCACCTATCGCGAATGGGCGATTGCCCACCGTGCGGTGTTTCTGTAG
- a CDS encoding MmpS family transport accessory protein produces MLDGQRWMVAVIVGVVAVSAAVIGSLRLRDIPDRAIGHSPPPHAVADPRERLVEYRLDGDPGRHAVVSYLTPEGHVVDANVVLPWRTQAPISTLTAAVGLAAQTSGSRLRCEIAVAGQSRILREATADAAVVNCSIPAA; encoded by the coding sequence ATGCTGGATGGTCAACGATGGATGGTGGCCGTGATCGTGGGAGTCGTTGCCGTCTCGGCCGCGGTGATCGGCTCACTGAGGTTGCGTGACATTCCGGATCGCGCCATCGGTCATTCCCCTCCCCCGCATGCGGTGGCCGATCCGCGCGAGCGACTCGTCGAGTACCGGCTGGACGGCGATCCCGGTCGCCACGCCGTGGTGTCCTACCTCACCCCGGAAGGGCACGTCGTCGACGCCAATGTGGTCCTGCCGTGGCGCACCCAGGCACCCATCAGCACACTGACCGCCGCCGTCGGCCTCGCCGCTCAGACCAGTGGCAGTCGTCTACGTTGTGAGATCGCCGTCGCCGGGCAATCGCGAATCCTTCGAGAGGCCACGGCAGACGCCGCCGTCGTCAACTGCTCGATACCGGCGGCCTGA
- a CDS encoding helix-turn-helix transcriptional regulator, with protein sequence MRADRLIAILLLLQQREQVTAIQVAQELEVSERTARRDLEALCTAGVPVYSIPGRGGGWRLVGGARTDLSGLTAREARALFLVAGPASTATPEVKTALRKLVRALPEPFREQAEAAASSLIVDPRHWGSSHPEPRPPRFLDELHEAVIRGVQVRLGYVDRRGAETSRIVHPLGIVAKRPTWYLVCDTEPGPRTFRVDRVCAVELTDDPVRRPPGFDLAQSWRDIADEVDRRRTPLEAHALCSPDGLDALRRMLGERVDVGRGTPDGRIEVVIRGTDELVLAGELAWLGEWLEITGPGGVREHLARIGAALVARYT encoded by the coding sequence ATGCGAGCCGACCGGCTGATCGCCATCCTGCTCCTGTTACAACAACGCGAGCAGGTCACCGCGATTCAGGTCGCCCAGGAACTGGAGGTGTCGGAACGCACAGCGCGGCGCGACCTCGAAGCGTTGTGCACGGCAGGGGTGCCTGTGTATTCCATACCGGGACGAGGGGGCGGGTGGCGCCTTGTCGGTGGCGCTCGTACCGACCTTTCCGGGCTCACCGCTCGGGAGGCACGCGCGTTGTTCCTGGTGGCAGGTCCCGCCTCGACCGCCACTCCCGAAGTGAAAACCGCGCTGCGCAAGCTCGTTCGTGCGCTCCCCGAGCCCTTCCGTGAGCAGGCCGAGGCGGCCGCATCGTCACTGATCGTCGATCCACGACACTGGGGATCCAGCCATCCCGAGCCACGGCCACCCCGCTTTCTGGACGAGCTGCACGAGGCGGTGATCCGCGGCGTCCAAGTGAGACTCGGTTATGTCGACCGCCGGGGCGCGGAGACCAGTCGGATCGTGCACCCACTGGGGATCGTGGCGAAGAGGCCGACGTGGTACCTGGTGTGCGATACCGAACCCGGTCCCCGCACTTTCCGCGTCGACCGGGTCTGCGCTGTCGAGCTCACCGATGATCCCGTTCGGAGGCCACCCGGATTCGACCTTGCGCAAAGCTGGCGCGACATCGCCGATGAGGTCGATCGCCGGCGCACGCCGCTGGAGGCGCACGCCTTGTGCTCGCCCGACGGGCTCGACGCACTGCGCAGAATGCTCGGGGAGCGTGTGGACGTGGGGCGCGGCACGCCCGATGGCCGGATAGAGGTGGTGATCCGCGGCACCGACGAACTCGTACTGGCCGGTGAACTCGCCTGGCTCGGCGAATGGCTGGAGATCACCGGTCCGGGCGGCGTGCGAGAGCACCTGGCCCGCATCGGCGCCGCACTGGTGGCGCGGTACACCTGA
- a CDS encoding VOC family protein has product MTFAIDRIDHVVINCRDIEVTAEWYERALGMRREVFRGDRTALMFGGQKFNLRPTGSQGWPTGAVDAPGSLDLCVIADAAPSQIAAHLAEVGVPVTEGPVHRIGAQGDMTSYYCTDPDGNLIEIATYRTT; this is encoded by the coding sequence ATGACTTTCGCCATCGATCGAATCGACCATGTAGTGATCAATTGTCGCGATATCGAGGTCACCGCCGAGTGGTACGAGCGGGCGCTGGGCATGCGGCGCGAGGTCTTTCGTGGCGACCGCACCGCGTTGATGTTCGGCGGCCAAAAGTTCAACCTGCGCCCCACCGGTTCGCAGGGCTGGCCAACCGGAGCGGTGGATGCCCCCGGCTCGCTGGATCTGTGCGTGATCGCCGATGCGGCACCATCGCAGATCGCGGCCCATCTGGCCGAGGTGGGAGTGCCCGTCACCGAAGGCCCCGTTCACCGGATCGGCGCACAAGGTGACATGACGTCGTACTACTGCACCGACCCGGACGGCAATCTCATCGAGATCGCCACCTACCGCACGACGTGA
- a CDS encoding TetR/AcrR family transcriptional regulator, whose amino-acid sequence MAASDKLIESTIHLMQRFGVAGTGIAAVLERAGVSRRSIYLAFPGGKTEMVSAATARAGAVIGSYIAALNGAADPLAAFVNQWKAMLVAADFAAGCPIVAAALGRGDSPEAAEVAAAVFAEWGQSLSAILRDNGIPEEARASLATMAIASIEGAVVMAIAQRSTAPLDDVHRHLVELIDLHRGLTSGGRS is encoded by the coding sequence ATGGCAGCGAGCGACAAACTCATCGAGAGCACCATCCACCTGATGCAGCGATTCGGTGTCGCCGGAACTGGGATCGCCGCCGTGCTCGAGCGTGCCGGCGTCTCCCGCCGCTCCATCTACCTGGCCTTTCCCGGTGGAAAGACTGAGATGGTGTCGGCGGCCACCGCGCGCGCCGGCGCCGTCATCGGCTCCTATATCGCCGCGCTCAACGGTGCCGCTGATCCGCTCGCGGCGTTCGTGAACCAATGGAAGGCCATGCTGGTGGCCGCGGACTTTGCGGCCGGCTGCCCCATCGTTGCCGCGGCGTTGGGTCGCGGCGACTCACCCGAGGCCGCTGAGGTTGCCGCCGCGGTCTTCGCCGAGTGGGGTCAGTCGCTGTCGGCAATTCTGCGCGACAACGGGATTCCCGAAGAGGCCCGCGCCAGCCTGGCGACCATGGCCATCGCGTCCATCGAAGGGGCGGTGGTCATGGCCATCGCGCAACGCTCGACTGCGCCCTTGGACGATGTGCACCGACATCTCGTCGAGCTCATCGATCTACACCGTGGCCTCACATCGGGCGGCAGGTCCTGA